AAGTCGTTTGTAGGTGAAGTTGGAGGTTGCTTTCATGAGTCAAAAACTTCATCCATGCATAAATGTGACGTGAGCACCTTGTGAGATTAGCTGGTGTTGCTTGCGATTGGGCACAGATTTTTTCAATCGTTGCAACAACTTGAGTTATGGTTTGAGTCAGTTCTTGTATTTGAATCGTGTTTGGTGTCGCAGTTGAGGCTAAATTGGAAATCCTGTCCAAGACTGCGCGTTGTTGCGTCTTGATGTTCTTAAGGTGGATTGTCTGCATTTGAATTTATCGCCTTACTGACTCATAATTTGCTACCCTGTTCTTAAGATACAAGGTTAAGTAGAGCGATTGCTCTATTGCTCTATTCAAGAAACCTCTTATATTAAGTTCGTTTGATTACTTATCATTCCTGAAAAAGCGTCACTGCGCAGGCACATCGAACACTGTTCCATCTACCGCCATCACCCGCAGTCCTGCATAAACGCTCAAGGACTACTTGTTGAAATAAACTACAGATACAAGTTAGTAATAAATACAACTATTAGTGCTGGGTGGAATGCACCACTAGCATCCATGATCGCCTCATAAAGGCGCAGTGCATGAACATCGCCAAAGGCGATCGCAAAGAATAAGTCCTTGAAAAAGGACTTTAGCTTAAAGACAGGGAACTTATTCACTGTAACTAATACGGTGGATAAGCATAATCATCTTCATCCGGATAAACGTAGGAACTAGAAACTCCTGCCATCTCCATCCGAGGTGTCTCCGCTTTCATAGTTTCCTTTCCAAAGTCCTTGTACTCTTCAAAAGTCTTAGAGATAATTTCAGACTCTTGGGAATCGGAAGCAATCAGGTAGTCTGTTAAACTGGCAACTGTGGGATGTTTGTAGTCTACAGTAGAAGCTACCAAAACTGTGTTTGGTTCAATTCCTCTTTCTTCACAGTTGATAATAGGGCAAAAAATTCCGTGAGCATGGAATAGTCCACCTTTTGGTGTCAGAGGCTGCTTGCGGTATCCAGCATAAGCTCTTTCTAGTTCAGCAACGAACCCGCTAGTGACTTTACCTTGTTGGTAGTCAGAGTAAGCCTTGCTGAAACTTGCTCCAGCTGCTCCATTAAGAGTTAACTGTAGAGGGGATTCATGTAAAAACTTTTTATCTTCTCCTACTAAATAAATTAAATAGCGAGTAAATGTTTTAAATTTAAGTTTGTCTGCTAAAAAAGCATCATAATTGTCTTTGAGTGTACCCAATTTCACACCAGTTTCTCGGTCTTTAACAGATAATGGTCCCCGACGCACGACGACTATCCGAGGAGTGGTAGTGATATACACCGTTTCGACTCCAGAGCTAAATTCATGCTCTAGCTCATGCCAATTGTCATCGGGTTGAAAACCCACTAACGTAGCATTATCCGGTTTAATTGCCAAACCGTGAGGCTGTAAGCCATTTGTGCCATAGCGAGGATTAATCATCTGACACCAAGGGATGACTTGAGAAGCTGGTGCATTATACTTCTCATCCTCAAAGTCGAATTTTACAGATAATTTCATCGTCTTAGGCGCTTGTCAGTGTTTTGCAGATCAAGTTTACATGGTTTAGCAATGCTTGAGGTTTCAATTCACTTAGTGGCTTGAAACACAATCAATATTATGAGTAAAAGCACTCAATAAGTTTCTTCAGCAAGTCATGCATAATATACTCAAAATTTTAACAAATGCCTGTAAAATCGGCTATTTGGGGTATTTGGTTAAGAATGGGCAAATGTGCGACAACACGTCTAAAATGAGGTGAAAACAGGCTTAACCTGCTTTCAACTCATGGTCTTTTATAATTATCGCAAATTGGTGTAAAAGTCAACAATTTGTTCTGTGATTTCAGAAACACTCATACCATCTGTCGTTATTTCAACAGCATCTGGAGCTTTTTGTAGGGGGGATACTTTGCGAGTGCTGTCTTTCCAGTCACGTTCAGCGATATCCTTTTCCAGCTGCTGTATACTCACTTCTGGTTGACCAAGTTTATGAAAGTCTTGCTGGCGTCTACGAGCACGCTCGCTGACAGAGGCGGTGAGAAAGATTTTTACTTCTGCATCAGGGAAAACTTGGGTACCTATGTCCCTGCCTTCTGCAACTAAACCACCTTTTTTACCCCAATTCTGCTGTTGTTTGAGCAGTGCTTGACGTACAGCACTTTGAGCGGCGATCGCCGATACTTTAGATGTCACCTCGTGAGTACGAATTGCTTGGGTAACATCAATATCGTTAATCCTAACCTGCACTGGTGTTTGTAAGTCTTTGCCGGGAGATAGTTCAATGACACAGTGGTTGGCTACTTCTGCGATCGCACACTCATCATCTAAAGCTATTCCCTTTTGCAGCACCAACCAAGTGACAGCACGATACATTGCTCCTGTATCTAAATACACTAAACCCAGGTTTGCTGCGACTTGACGAGCGACAGTAGATTTTCCAGCTCCGGCAGGTCCGTCTATGGCGATGATGGGTTGGCGAGCGCGCAGAATGATGTTATCAATCAAACGTGTAGAACCAAGACGAGCAGCGATCGCGAGCATTCCTTCTTCCTCAATTTTTTCTTCTATAAGCATCAAGGTATTTGGTTCAACCAATTCAATATATTCCACTAAAACAGAACTGAACATTGCCACTTCTTGCCGTACCGCCCCTATGAGGGCTTTTGCATCACGAACTCCGGCGCTAAAAGCTGCTTGAGCGTTTTGCAAACCACGATACAACACTGATGCTTGTTGTTTTTGTGTTGCGGTCAAATATTGGTTACGAGAGCTTACGGCAAGACCAGATGCTTCTCGCACCGTAGGACAAGCAACAATCTCTATTGAAAAATTCAAATCAGCTACAAGCCGTTTAATAATGGCAAGTTGCTGACCGTCTTTTTGACCGAAATAAGCTCGGTCAGGCTGCACCAAGTTGAAAAGCTTGGTGACAATTGTGGCTACACCTTGGAAGTGACCCAACCGAGTACGACCACACAAGCCAGATATCATAGCAGATGGTGGGATAACTTGTGTAACTTTTGATTCTTGTATAATCTTCTGGGCAACTCCCATCTCTTCCGGAGTCGGAGCAAAAATTGCATCTACCCCTGCTTGTGAGCAAAGTAATTGGTCTTGCTCTGTTGTGCGAGGATAGCGTTGGTAATCTTCGTTTGGACTAAATTGCAGCGGGTTCACGAAGATACTAACAATCACTATGGCATTTTCTTGCCGCGCCCGTTGAATTAAGTTTAAATGACCTTGATGCAACGCTCCCATTGTGGGAACTAAACCAACTGCTGTGTGGGATCGAGCAGTCACCTCAAATGCTAACAGCTGCGCTTGATCCACAAGCTGGTTTTCAAAACGGTGTTGAGCTAAATAGCAGCGTAAAGCTGCGACTGTTGTTAACAGGCGCACAAAAATACCCCTAGTGTTGTCTATCTCTCCCCAGTAGTTTATATCTGAATTTGAGGAGTAGACCAGCAGCTAGGGGGATTGATGAGGAGGTATGGAGCACAGGAGAAAAAATGACTTCCTGACGTTTTCTCATCTTCCTCATCCCCCTCATTTCCATGGCAGGTACAAAGGGGAAAACTCCCAAGGACGCACTCTGCCTCCTCATCCCCGGTTCTTACCTTCCTAACACTTCTATCCGCACAGGTGCAACACCGCTACCCATCATTCCTAAAATCCGCGCTGCACCAACAGAAATGTCAATAATTCGACCGCGAATAAATGGTCCTCGATCATTAATCCGAACTACTACTGAACGACCATTACGCGTGTTGGTAACACGGACTCGCGTTCCAAAAGGTAAGCTGCGATGGGCAGCAGTCATCCCTTCTGGATTAAACCTTTCACCAGTAGCAGTGCGGTTGCCAGAACCATCATAGCCATAATAGGAAGCTACTCCTTTTAGTCCTTTGACTATCTGTCCTGGCAAATCTGGCACGGATATTTTTGGTATTTGTACCAGGGTATTTGTAGGTAAGTTAGCAATTTCATTCAGGGGAGATGCTTTACCTACTAGTCTTCGCAGACGATTTGTGGCTTGCAGAGCGTCTTTAGCTCGATCTTTGGTTGTATCTGCTAGCCATGTATGATCATCGATTTCCACGATTTCGTCGCCATTTGCCTTGATGATGTAGCGACCTTGTACTGATTGCTGACCAGCTTGGCCATTTTTCTGCTGGCTCTGATTTGGTGTGGACTCACCTGCTGCTATCCAACTCACCGTAATCTTGTTGGCGTCCACTTTGTCCCAGATCAGCTGGTTTATCTTGGCGGCTACGACCGAAGCCCTATGAATTGGGTCATCTTGAGTAGAGTTAGGTTGGTTTTTGACATCTATGCTTTCCCCAATTGATACTACTTTTGTTGGGCTGCTTGCATTTGTGCTGTCAAGCTTCGTGCCATTTTCATCACTAAATGCACCAACTTTTGTCTGGGCACTTGCAGTTGGCTGCTGACCAACATTTTCACCCACAAACGTAAGAACCGGAATTTTACGAATATAGAGTGTTGCCGCTTGACGTCCTGCGACTTCATGAGCCTGAATTTCAGTCATCACAGCATTAGAAGCAGGGTTTCCCGGTGGGGATTTGTATTCTCCTACTTTCACCACGTCACCAGAAGGAAGTGACGAACTTGGAGACGTTTCTTTGGTCGTTTGGGCGCGACCTATAGATTGTGTCCCGAAAACAGTAGAAAAGACAGCGACAACAGTCCACAAATGTTTTTGATTCATGCGTCCGAATGTTAAAGCGACTGAAGAACAGAGGTTTCTAAATTTGCACCACTGATGAGTGATAGATCTTAAAAAAAATTTCAACTCGTTCTGCGTTCACTTTTTGCGTAACTGCAACAGACTATCACAAACCTAGATGTTTGGGGATCAGGTTTTTGATTAATCCTTGGTCAATTTATCAAAATTTAACTCTCATTTCAAGTCACAAACCTTACAAATATGAGCATTTTGGCTATGTGACAGTTTTTTTATGATTAGAAATTTTATTATCAAAACCTCATAATAATTTAGTAATTAAATTGATTGCAGTAGCATATACGCTTGTCTAGAAACATAATTGATGCTAAAGAAAGGTGATTTAAACTGC
This portion of the Brasilonema sennae CENA114 genome encodes:
- a CDS encoding DUF5895 domain-containing protein, with protein sequence MKLSVKFDFEDEKYNAPASQVIPWCQMINPRYGTNGLQPHGLAIKPDNATLVGFQPDDNWHELEHEFSSGVETVYITTTPRIVVVRRGPLSVKDRETGVKLGTLKDNYDAFLADKLKFKTFTRYLIYLVGEDKKFLHESPLQLTLNGAAGASFSKAYSDYQQGKVTSGFVAELERAYAGYRKQPLTPKGGLFHAHGIFCPIINCEERGIEPNTVLVASTVDYKHPTVASLTDYLIASDSQESEIISKTFEEYKDFGKETMKAETPRMEMAGVSSSYVYPDEDDYAYPPY
- a CDS encoding bifunctional pantoate--beta-alanine ligase/(d)CMP kinase — protein: MRLLTTVAALRCYLAQHRFENQLVDQAQLLAFEVTARSHTAVGLVPTMGALHQGHLNLIQRARQENAIVIVSIFVNPLQFSPNEDYQRYPRTTEQDQLLCSQAGVDAIFAPTPEEMGVAQKIIQESKVTQVIPPSAMISGLCGRTRLGHFQGVATIVTKLFNLVQPDRAYFGQKDGQQLAIIKRLVADLNFSIEIVACPTVREASGLAVSSRNQYLTATQKQQASVLYRGLQNAQAAFSAGVRDAKALIGAVRQEVAMFSSVLVEYIELVEPNTLMLIEEKIEEEGMLAIAARLGSTRLIDNIILRARQPIIAIDGPAGAGKSTVARQVAANLGLVYLDTGAMYRAVTWLVLQKGIALDDECAIAEVANHCVIELSPGKDLQTPVQVRINDIDVTQAIRTHEVTSKVSAIAAQSAVRQALLKQQQNWGKKGGLVAEGRDIGTQVFPDAEVKIFLTASVSERARRRQQDFHKLGQPEVSIQQLEKDIAERDWKDSTRKVSPLQKAPDAVEITTDGMSVSEITEQIVDFYTNLR
- a CDS encoding septal ring lytic transglycosylase RlpA family protein, with the protein product MNQKHLWTVVAVFSTVFGTQSIGRAQTTKETSPSSSLPSGDVVKVGEYKSPPGNPASNAVMTEIQAHEVAGRQAATLYIRKIPVLTFVGENVGQQPTASAQTKVGAFSDENGTKLDSTNASSPTKVVSIGESIDVKNQPNSTQDDPIHRASVVAAKINQLIWDKVDANKITVSWIAAGESTPNQSQQKNGQAGQQSVQGRYIIKANGDEIVEIDDHTWLADTTKDRAKDALQATNRLRRLVGKASPLNEIANLPTNTLVQIPKISVPDLPGQIVKGLKGVASYYGYDGSGNRTATGERFNPEGMTAAHRSLPFGTRVRVTNTRNGRSVVVRINDRGPFIRGRIIDISVGAARILGMMGSGVAPVRIEVLGR